In Homo sapiens chromosome 11, GRCh38.p14 Primary Assembly, one DNA window encodes the following:
- the SSU72L4 gene encoding RNA polymerase II subunit A C-terminal domain phosphatase SSU72 like protein 4: protein MLSSTLRVAVVCVSNVNRSMEAHSILRRKGLSVRSFGTESHVRLPGPRPNRPVVYDFATTYKEMYNDLLRKDRERYTRNGILHILGRNERIKPGPERFQECTDFFDVIFTCEESVYDTVVEDLCSREQQTFQPVHVINMDIQDTLEDATLGAFLICEICQCLQQSDDMEDNLEELLLQMEEKAGKSFLHTVCFY from the coding sequence ATGCTCTCCTCCACACTCAGGGTGGCTGTGGTGTGCGTGAGCAATGTCAACAGGAGCATGGAGGCCCACAGCATCCTCAGGAGAAAAGGGCTAAGTGTCCGGTCTTTTGGAACTGAATCTCATGTGAGGCTACCAGGACCAAGACCCAATCGTCCTGTAGTTTACGATTTTGCAACAACATATAAGGAGATGTACAATGACCTCCTCAGGAAAGATAGAGAACGCTACACCCGCAACGGAATCTTACACATCTtgggaagaaatgagagaatCAAGCCCGGTCCAGAAAGATTTCAGGAGTGCACTGATTTCTTTGATGTCATCTTCACCTGTGAGGAGAGTGTCTATGACACAGTGGTGGAAGATCTGTGTTCCAGAgaacagcagacctttcagccTGTGCACGTGATCAACATGGACATCCAAGATACCCTGGAAGATGCCACCCTGGGagctttcctcatctgtgagattTGCCAGTGCCTGCAGCAGTCAGACGACATGGAAGACAATCTGGAAGAGCTGCTGTTGCAAATGGAGGAGAAGGCAGGAAAAAGCTTTCTTCACACCGTCTGCTTCTACTGA